In Antechinus flavipes isolate AdamAnt ecotype Samford, QLD, Australia chromosome 3, AdamAnt_v2, whole genome shotgun sequence, a genomic segment contains:
- the LOC127558052 gene encoding putative olfactory receptor 8G2 — protein MDAHNHSTVTHFFLEGLTNEPRFQLPLFILFFLIYSATVVGNLCMILLTEVNTHLHTPMYYFIRNLSFIDLCHSTVITPKMLVSFVSEKNIISYNECMTQLYSFLIFAIAECHLLAVMAYDRYVAICSPLLYNVLMNYQVCSKLMAGVYFLAIISSTIHIGFMQRVLFCKADVINCYFCDLLPLLSLSCSNTYVNELLVLYLSAFNIFTPTLTILTSYIFIITSILRIRSTEGRFKAFTTCSSHIAAVALAFGSAMVVYLQPSSAHAMTQGKVSSVFYTIILPMLNPLIYSLRNKDVKYALKKTYERIRFS, from the coding sequence ATGGATGCACATAATCATTCCACAGTGACTCACTTCTTCCTTGAGGGTCTAACAAATGAGCCAAGGTTTCAACTCCCCTtgttcattctcttctttcttatctattCAGCCACTGTAGTGGGAAACTTGTGCATGATCCTATTAACTGAAGTGAACACTCACCTTCACACCCCAATGTACTATTTCATTAGAAACTTGTCCTTCATTGATCTCTGTCATTCCACTGTTATTACCCCTAAAATGCTGGTGAGTTTTGtgtcagaaaaaaatatcatctCCTACAATGAGTGCATGACTCAGCTCTACTCCTTCCTCATTTTTGCTATTGCTGAGTGTCACTTGTTGGCAGTGATGGCATATGATCGCTATGTTGCCATTTGCAGTCCCCTTCTTTATAATGTTCTGATGAACTATCAGGTTTGCTCCAAGCTCATGGCAGGAGTGTACTTTCTGGCAATTATTAGCTCCACAATTCACATTGGCTTTATGCAGAGAGTGTTGTTTTGCAAAGCTGATGTCATCAACTGTTACTTCTGTGATCTCTTACCACTTCTGAGCCTCTCTTGCTCCAACACATATGTAAATGAACTTTTGGTCTTGTACTTAAGTGCATTTAACATCTTCACGCCAACTCTGACTATCCTTACCTCCTACATCTTCATCATCACCAGCATTCTTCGGATCCGTTCCACTGAGGGTAGGTTCAAGGCCTTCACCACCTGTAGCTCTCACATTGCTGCAGTTGCTCTTGCTTTTGGCTCTGCCATGGTTGTGTACCTGCAGCCATCGTCGGCTCATGCCATGACTCAGGGCAAAGTGTCCTCTGTGTTTTATACTATAATCTTACCTATGTTGAACCCTTTGATCTATAGCCTAAGGAACAAAGATGTCAAATATGCTCTGAAGAAAACATATGAGAGAATAAGGTTCTCATGA